The sequence below is a genomic window from Desulfobacterales bacterium.
CCTGATGACAATGGTGGACCAGGTATTGCAAATGGCCGGGCTTACCTTGCATGAGATGGACGGCTTTGCCGTTACGGTTGGTCCTGGCAGTTTTACGGGGCTTCGAATCGGCATCAGCACGATGAAGGGGTTGGCATTGGTTACCCAAAAGCCGGTAGCCGGCATTTCGAGCCTTGAAGCGCTTGCGGCGCAGGCATCACCAGCTTCTCAGCTCATCTGCCCGATGCTTGATGCCCGAAACCGGGAAGTTTATTTCGCCCGGTTTCAAATGGCGTCGGGCCGGCTTGAAAGACGGGCCGATGACCAGTCCGCAACGCCCGATTCGGCGTGTAAGGGAATTGAAGCGCCTTGCCTCTTTGTCGGCGACGGCGCGCTAAAATACAGGGAATTGATCACCACAACACTGGGGGAAAAGGCCGCCTTTGCCTTATCGTTTCAACATACCATTCGGGCCTCGACCATATGGCATCTGGGCCGGATAGCATTTCAAAATAATCAGTGCACCGATGCCGCCGCGCTTGCGCCCCGATACCTGCGCCGCTCCTATGCGGAATCAAACAAAAAAATACGAGAAGAATTGACAGGTTTGCCATGTTTCGATATGTAGGATTAATTTTAGCCCCCTTTCAATTGAACGGGGCATGAACTTGTCACCAGCGATACACAACAGGATCCAATCATGACCAACTTCTCATGGCCCGACCCGCCGAGCCAGACGGCTTATCCGGTGGCAAGGGCCGGTTTTCCTTTTATTCTCGCAGCTTCTTTCACCACGGCCGTGCTCGCCTTGCTTGGCCTCACCGTCCCGGCCCTTCTGGGATTGGTGGTGTCCTTGTTTATTTGCTTTTTCTTCAGGGATCCGGACCGGGTGGTGCCGTGTATTGAAAACGGTTTGGTGGCGCCGGCGGATGGCAAAGTCGTTGCTGTGGAAGAACTGGCTTCCAGCCGGTTTTCTGATGGACCCTGCCGTAAAATCAGTATCTTTATGTCCGTGTTTAATGTTCACGTAAACCGGATACCCTGTGACGCGACGGTTCAGCAGGTTCGCTATTTTCCGGGTAAGTTTGTATCCGCGAATCTGGATAAGGCCTCGACGGACAATGAGCACAATGCGGTTTACCTGATAACTGCGTCCGGGAAATCCGTGTGCATGGTTCAGATTGCCGGTCTGATTGCCAGGCGTATTATTTGCGGGGTACAACCGGGCCAGTCGGTGCAAAGAGGACAGCGGATGGGGTTGATCTGCTTTGGCTCCCGAGTGGATGTTTACCTGCCCGTGGAGGCGAAAATTTCAATCCAGGTCGGGCAAAAGGTAACAGCAGGGGCCTCGATTATAGGGGAATGGACTTAACGCAAAACAAGTCATCGGCGCCGGAAGGATACCAGTTGATGGAATGTCGATGAGGAAGGGCATTTTTCCTTTGCCGGCATTACCTAAAAAAATTCGCTTTTATGCACAAGGAGTCTGATATTGGAAAGGGTACCGATTACCAGAGGGGGGTATGAAACCCTCAAAAAAGAGCTGGAGCTTCTCAAAACAGTGGAGCGACCTCAAAACATTCGGGCGATTGAGGAAGCCAGAAGCCACGGCGATCTGTCTGAAAATGCGGAATTTGAAGCCGCCAAGGAACGTCAGGGGTTTATTGAAGGCAGAATTGCCGAGTTGAGCTTCAAAATCAACAATGCCGATATCATTGATCCTTCCAATCTGCCGAAAGACAAGGCTGTTTTTGCCTCTACGGTGTTGCTTGCCAATGTGGACACGGAAGAAAACGTGGAATATCAACTTGTCGGACCGGATGAATCGGATATTAAAAAAGGTCGAATCAGCGTATCCTCCCCGTTGGGGCGGGCGCTTTTAGGGAAAAAACCGGGCGATGAGATCACACTGGCGGCACCGGGCGGCAAGCGTTGCTACGAGTTGATCGAAATCTTGTAACTGCGCATCAATCGCTTAATTAATTGAATTTAGGGAGGTTTTTAGTGGCGAGAATTACCGTTGAGGATTGTCTCAAACGTGTTGCAAATCGTTTTGTGTTAGTCAATATGGCGTCCAAACGAGTGCGTCAGATACGGGAAGGTTCTGAATATCTAGTTAATTCTCCTAAAAATGAAGATATTGTCGTCGCGCTTCGTGAAATCGCCGCAGGCAAAATTATTCGTAAGGAACAGGAGGCAAAGGGTGAGTAACGCAGCAGGTATTCTTTTTCGTGCCGAAGCAAACGGATTATACCTATAAAAAACTGAACCACGCCGTTGGCCGAGCGATTCATCAATATGACATGATTGCCGACGGCGATCGGATCGCTTTAGGGCTTTCCGGGGGGGCTGACAGCCTAACCCTGATCTATATTCTCAAGGAAAGACTGCCGCGAATACCGGTAAATTACGAGATCTTTGCCTTTCATATCGATCCCGGATTTGAGAATGGCTTCAGTGTACCACTTCAAGACTATTGCCGCCGTAACGGCTACCGGCTTGAAGTGGTGAACACGAATATCGGCTCGATTGCCCATGGCGAAGAGAACCGCGAGAATCCTTGCTTTTTGTGCGCTCGTCTCAGGCGAAAGCGCTTATTTGAACTGGCTGCCGCGAATGGTTGCGGCAAATTGGCATTGGGGCATAATAAAGACGATCTGATCGAAACCTTATTTTTGAATATCTGTTATGCCGGAGAAATCAGCACGATGTTGCCGGCACAACCCTTTTTCGACGGGGAAATTACGGTTATTCGACCGTTGGCGTTTGCCGACGAAAAGGACATTCGGCGGTTTGCAAAGGACAACGGTTTTCCTGAATTCATAAACCCTTGCCCTTCAGCCGGGCAGAGTAGCCGGCGAGAGATGAGATTGCTTTTAAATCAATTGTATCAACAAAACCGGAAAATTAAGGGCAATATATTTCGGGCTATGAGCCATGTAAAACCGGATTACCTGCTAAGGTAACAACCGTTTGGAATGATCGCCCCCTGACAGGTCGAAAAAAGAGTTCTAACATGAAAGATATTCAGAGTCTTCCCGACTACCGAAATATACCCATCGATGAAGTCGGCATCAAAAATCTGCGTTACCCCGTAACGGTTAAAGATCGCGCCAATATCATTCAACACACCGTTGCATCCATTAATATGTATGTCGATTTGCCGCACAGCACCAAGGGAACGCACATGAGCCGGTTTGTTGAAATTCTGCAGATGATCCGGCCCGAATTTTCGATCAAAAACATTTCCGCGGTTTTGGCGCAGATGAAGGCGCACCTGAACGCCGCTTCGGCGCATATCGAGATATCCTTTCCGTATTTTATTGAGAAAAAATCACCGGTAAGCGGTGCCCCCGGGCTGATGGACTACACCTGTTCCATTATCGGTTCCAGCGATCGAGACGGTCGGGTGGATCTTATGTCCGAGGTACTCGTCCCCATCACCTCCGTGTGCCCCTGTTCAAAAGAAATCAGTGACGCGGGGGCACATAATCAGCGGGGGGAGGTGAGTTTATCCACACGGTTCAAGAAATTTATTTGGCTGGAGGATATGATCGAGCTGGTGGAATCGAGCGCTTCCTGTGAGGTCTACTCCGTATTAAAGCGCGTGGATGAAAAATCCGTGACTGAAAAAGGGTTTGAGAATCCGAAATTTGTCGAGGACATTGTCCGGGATATCGCGCTGCATCTATACGGGGATGATAATATCACCTGGTTTTCGGTCAGTGCGGAAAACTTCGAGTCGATACACAATCATAGCGCATTTGCCCATATCACCGGCGACAAAAGAGGCTACGGCGCTGATGATTAAATCACAGCTCGTTACGGCTCTGACGGATGAAACGCTCCCTTATTTTGTTTTAATTGCATAAACGCCATCCCTGGTTTTATTCGGTGGTTGAATTTTGGAATTCAGGCAACGAGCGAGCATGGTTTGACTCGAACCATCTTTCGGTTTGACCGCCAATGCCCGGCGAAAATATTTGGTGGCGCTCTCCCAATTCTGATGCCGGTAGACACTCAACCCATTTTCATAGAGGCTTGCCGTTTGTATTACCCCCTGGGGTAGCATTCCGGTAAAACCGAGAATTTCATAAACGCGCAGGGCTTCTTTTTTGCCGATCACGCAAATGGTGTCGAGTTCACAGGCCGCAATTGTTTTTCCAGCCAGCATCCAAGTGAGTCGATTTACTGATCAGGATGTAAGTGCCGTATTCTTTATAGACCCC
It includes:
- the tsaB gene encoding tRNA (adenosine(37)-N6)-threonylcarbamoyltransferase complex dimerization subunit type 1 TsaB, with the protein product MRILAMDTASGCGSVAVADGNELLSEMVTSRRETHSRHLMTMVDQVLQMAGLTLHEMDGFAVTVGPGSFTGLRIGISTMKGLALVTQKPVAGISSLEALAAQASPASQLICPMLDARNREVYFARFQMASGRLERRADDQSATPDSACKGIEAPCLFVGDGALKYRELITTTLGEKAAFALSFQHTIRASTIWHLGRIAFQNNQCTDAAALAPRYLRRSYAESNKKIREELTGLPCFDM
- a CDS encoding phosphatidylserine decarboxylase family protein, with protein sequence MTNFSWPDPPSQTAYPVARAGFPFILAASFTTAVLALLGLTVPALLGLVVSLFICFFFRDPDRVVPCIENGLVAPADGKVVAVEELASSRFSDGPCRKISIFMSVFNVHVNRIPCDATVQQVRYFPGKFVSANLDKASTDNEHNAVYLITASGKSVCMVQIAGLIARRIICGVQPGQSVQRGQRMGLICFGSRVDVYLPVEAKISIQVGQKVTAGASIIGEWT
- the greA gene encoding transcription elongation factor GreA translates to MERVPITRGGYETLKKELELLKTVERPQNIRAIEEARSHGDLSENAEFEAAKERQGFIEGRIAELSFKINNADIIDPSNLPKDKAVFASTVLLANVDTEENVEYQLVGPDESDIKKGRISVSSPLGRALLGKKPGDEITLAAPGGKRCYELIEIL
- the rpoZ gene encoding DNA-directed RNA polymerase subunit omega — protein: MARITVEDCLKRVANRFVLVNMASKRVRQIREGSEYLVNSPKNEDIVVALREIAAGKIIRKEQEAKGE
- a CDS encoding ATP-binding protein, coding for MPKQTDYTYKKLNHAVGRAIHQYDMIADGDRIALGLSGGADSLTLIYILKERLPRIPVNYEIFAFHIDPGFENGFSVPLQDYCRRNGYRLEVVNTNIGSIAHGEENRENPCFLCARLRRKRLFELAAANGCGKLALGHNKDDLIETLFLNICYAGEISTMLPAQPFFDGEITVIRPLAFADEKDIRRFAKDNGFPEFINPCPSAGQSSRREMRLLLNQLYQQNRKIKGNIFRAMSHVKPDYLLR
- the folE2 gene encoding GTP cyclohydrolase FolE2; this encodes MKDIQSLPDYRNIPIDEVGIKNLRYPVTVKDRANIIQHTVASINMYVDLPHSTKGTHMSRFVEILQMIRPEFSIKNISAVLAQMKAHLNAASAHIEISFPYFIEKKSPVSGAPGLMDYTCSIIGSSDRDGRVDLMSEVLVPITSVCPCSKEISDAGAHNQRGEVSLSTRFKKFIWLEDMIELVESSASCEVYSVLKRVDEKSVTEKGFENPKFVEDIVRDIALHLYGDDNITWFSVSAENFESIHNHSAFAHITGDKRGYGADD